GTACAGTACAGACTGTCTATTGTTATAGCTTCCCTAGATTCAATCTAAGAGCAAGCCAGCCAACAAGGCGCGCAAAGTGCTGATCCCATTCACATTTCATTTTGACATCCAGCGAATAGCAATGGGTTCGTTCATAACCAAAGTATAAATCCTACTGACTGTTAACAAGTTCCACTGTTGCGGGATTACCTTGTTCCTTCTCTCTGAATCATCGATTGATGTAAACACAAAAGATTATAAAAAGATTATAAAAAAAAGACATGTACGAATGAAATCATGTCTTTTAACCTCTATTTAAAAATTGGTCGGGAAGACAGGATTTGAACCTGCGACCCCCACGTCCCGAACGTGGTGCTCTACCAAGCTGAGCCACTTCCCGAAAAATACAATTGATGGTGCGGACGAAGGGACTTGAACCCCCATGGTATTTCTACCACTAGAACCTGAATCTAGCGCGTCTGCCAATTCCGCCACGTCCGCGTTAACAGTTCCAATAACTAATATATCACTATTACAAAAATTAAATCAAGTTCATTTACCTGAAAGCTATATAAAATATAAAAAGGGTTCTTTGTAAAATTAAATGCAACAACAAATACATAGAAAAAGCCTTAGTAAATCCGTTATGATTAAGTCGACGAAAACCATACATAACAGGAGGATTTAACGATGGCTTATTCTAATCATAACACAAAGAAACGTCATTTTAAACATCTCACTCCATATGAGCGAGGTCAAATTCAAGTGCTACAGAAAGAAGGAAAAACCCTCCAAGAGATTGCAGATCTTCTTGGTCGCCACAAATCTACGATTTCTCGAGAATTGAAGCGAGGAACTGTTATTCAGCGTCGTTCTGACTTATCTGAGTATAAGGCCTATTTCCCAGAAACAGGACAAGCACGTTATGAAGCCAACCGCTCCCATTGCGGGGCTAAATATAAACTCGTCCAAGCATCTGATTTTATTCGCTTTGCCAACGTGGCTCGAATGAACGTCACAATGGATTAATCAAGAAAAGAGCCAATTATTTTGATTTTTCATTAAAGGGTTATTGGAGTAAAGTGTCGAAATAAATTTTGTTGGAAAATTTTCAATCTAATTGCACTAGGAGGGGAACTAGAATGAGTGGAAAAATTAAAATCGGTATTGTTGGTTATGGTAATCTGGGAAAAGGCGTTGAATTAGCCATTAAACAAAATCCGGATATGCAATTGGAGGCGATCTTTACAAGAAGATCACCAGAACAAGTTGCTACTGTTGGATCAAAGATGGTTCATATATCTAAAGCAGAAGAATATAAGGATCAGATTGATGTCATGATTCTTTGTGGAGGTTCAGCGACAGATATACCTGAACAAGGGCCACAATTTGCAGCTATGTTTAATACAGTTGATAGTTTTGATACCCATGCCAAGATCCCGGAATATTTTGCGAAAATTGATCAAGTTGCAAAGGAAAGTGGGAAAGTAAGCGTCATTTCCACAGGTTGGGATCCGGGATTATTTTCTCTTAATCGAATGATTGTTGAGGCCATTTTACCTCATGGAAAAGATTATACTTTCTGGGGAAAAGGAGTAAGCCAAGGCCATTCTGATGCGATTCGCCGAGTAGAAGGAGTTAAGAATGCCGTTCAATATACGGTGCCTGTAACAGAAGCGATTGAACGTGTACGTTCTGGAGAGAATCCTGAATTATCTACAAGGGAAAAACACTTACGTGATTGCTATGTTGTACTTGAAGAGGGTGCTGATGCTGAAAAGGTAAAAAGAGATATTATGGAAATGCCTTATTATTTCTCAGATTATGATACAAAGGTTACATTCATCTCTGAAGAAGAATTAAAAGCGAATCATTCCACAATGCCTCATGGTGGGTTTGTGATTCGTAGCGGGCAGACAGGGGAAGGAAACCAACATATTGTAGAATTTTCCTTAAAGTTGGATAGCAACCCTGAATTCACCGCAAGTGTATTGGTGGCCTATGCGAGAGCCGCATACCGACTTCAAAAAGAGGGTCAAACAGGGGCAAAAACCGTTTTTGACATTGCACCAGGTTATTTGTCACCTGAATCCCCAGAGGATTTACGTAAGCGATTGTTGTAAAAAAAACTTTAACTAAAAGTAAGAATCCCCTAGGTATCTTCATTGTTATCTAGGGGATTTTTTCTATTCTTCGTCATCTACAGACAAACCATCATAGTACTCTTCAAGCACTTCTCTTCCTTGTAACACAATTCCCCGAAACTTCGAGATTTCAGGAATGTTGGTCAATATAAAGGCGTAAGAAGTTAAGAATTCTTCTACAAACCAAAGAGCAGTGGTCTGTACATTATGTGTAGGGTCTTTTTTATCTATTAATTCCACCATTGGAACCATATTCTCATCAAACCATAAAATTAATTTGCACCAAGGCAAATCACAAACCACACGTTTTTCATTTCTTTCCATACTATTCACCTCCACCAAAACTCATTGTATCACAATAAAGGAAGGAATGCTCTTAAGTATGTGAGCATCCATAACTAATGATATTTTCAGAAAATTAATGAAAAGTAATTGACATTATTTTCTATCCTTTCTAAACTAAATGTTAACAGGATGCTTTTATTTAAGTTAACAAATTATTTAGGGGAGATGGTATGAACCAAAGAGTTTCAGAATTAACAAGAATTGCTTTACTAGCTAGTTTTATAGCGGTAACTGGTATGATTAAAATTCCAACAGGGTTTCCAGGTTCAGAATTTCAGTTGTCCGCTCCATTGGCCGTTGCTATTGTTGTTACTTTTGGATTTTGGCGTTACTTTATCGCAGGTTTAATTGCGAGTTCTGTTTTATTCATGCTAGGGCTTCATACAATTCTTAATGTCGAGGTGGCAATTCTTTTTCGCCTTGTTGCAGGTGGAATAATTGCACTATTTAGAACATCTCTTGGGGTTATTCTTATTGCAGGACCAATTGGATCTCTCATTGCACGTATTGGACTTGCTTATACTTTACAAATTGAGCCACTTCCTCTAATCCTAACTGCAATTCCGGGAATGATTTATACCGTGATTACGGTTTATCCGCTTACGAAAGTGTTGCAAAGAGCCAATAAGGTGGTGTGGAGATCGTATGAATCTGTATAGTATTCGGATGCGCGCAGCACTAGGCGGTCCACATGAACAGGGTGGAAAACATATTTCTGGTGGCGAGCAAATCGCAGCATTCCATGAAATTCAGGATCGAGTTTCTTATTTATTAAGAAAAGCACTGGAACATGATCGTGGTAACCCAGATTTCCTCCAGCTAACGATTGACCTTATAGTAGAACCTGTTCAGATGCTGTCTCCATTATCGGTTTATACCCATACAGTAAATCAAGTGGAGGAAGGAAGAAATCTAGCAAGGGGTATTTTGCGAGATCTAGGATTGAAAGAAATTGTAATCGATAAAGGCTTCAAATGGATGGAGATAACGAATGAGGTACGTGGTGCTATACTGGTAGATGCTATTACAGGTGATAGAATCGATCAACAAGGGTTAAAAGGTGTTAGAGCAACAAGATTGGATTGGAAAGTCGGAGAATTTGAAAAATGGTGTTACGCTCAACAGCTACAACCCAATATCCGTCTAAAAGAAGCGTTGGCATTAGCTACAAAAATTAGTCATTATGAGGGGGTTGTTGCTGAATTATGTTGGTCAGATGATCCGAATTATGTAATTGGTTATGTTTCTAGTAAAATCCTTGGTTATCATCGGATTACAAAAATGAAAGAACACGGAGACGAAAATGGGGGCAGGGTTATATTTGTCAATCCTGATGTGAGAGTGAATGATTATATTCAATTCTTAGAAAAAACGCCAATTCTATTAAAAATGGGGGAGTATGAATGAATTCTGTAGACTTAATTGAAAAGAGTAAAAGATATTTATGGTTACCTTTCACACAAATGAAGGACTATGATGAAAATCCCTTGATTATCGAAAGTGGAGAAGGAATTAAACTGAAAGATATTAACGGAAAGGAGTATTATGATGGATTCTCCTCACTATGGCTTAATGTACATGGACATCGAAAGAAGGAATTAGATAATGCGATCAAAGAACAGTTAGGGAAAATTGCTCATTCTACTTTATTAGGGATGACCAATGTACCTGCAACAGAGTTAGCAGAAAAGCTTATTAAAATTACACCAGAGGGTCTAACAAGGGTTTTCTATTCCGATAGTGGTGCAGAGGCGGTTGAGATTGCGATTAAGATGTCTTTTCAATATTGGCAAAATTTAGGGAGAGCGAATAAAAGGAAATTTGTCACCATGACAAATGGATATCATGGCGACACGATTGGAGCGATCAGCGTTGGTTCAATTGATCTATTTCACCAAGTTTATGGTTCATTGATGTTTGAAACCTATAAAGTTCCATTTCCTTATGTGTATCGCCATCCTAGTGGGGATCCTGTCCAAACAAGAGATGAAAGTCTTGCACAACTTGAAAGTTTATTAAAAGATCACCATGAGGAAATTGCGGCTGTT
This Tepidibacillus fermentans DNA region includes the following protein-coding sequences:
- a CDS encoding diaminopimelate dehydrogenase, which encodes MSGKIKIGIVGYGNLGKGVELAIKQNPDMQLEAIFTRRSPEQVATVGSKMVHISKAEEYKDQIDVMILCGGSATDIPEQGPQFAAMFNTVDSFDTHAKIPEYFAKIDQVAKESGKVSVISTGWDPGLFSLNRMIVEAILPHGKDYTFWGKGVSQGHSDAIRRVEGVKNAVQYTVPVTEAIERVRSGENPELSTREKHLRDCYVVLEEGADAEKVKRDIMEMPYYFSDYDTKVTFISEEELKANHSTMPHGGFVIRSGQTGEGNQHIVEFSLKLDSNPEFTASVLVAYARAAYRLQKEGQTGAKTVFDIAPGYLSPESPEDLRKRLL
- a CDS encoding 6-carboxyhexanoate--CoA ligase, whose translation is MNLYSIRMRAALGGPHEQGGKHISGGEQIAAFHEIQDRVSYLLRKALEHDRGNPDFLQLTIDLIVEPVQMLSPLSVYTHTVNQVEEGRNLARGILRDLGLKEIVIDKGFKWMEITNEVRGAILVDAITGDRIDQQGLKGVRATRLDWKVGEFEKWCYAQQLQPNIRLKEALALATKISHYEGVVAELCWSDDPNYVIGYVSSKILGYHRITKMKEHGDENGGRVIFVNPDVRVNDYIQFLEKTPILLKMGEYE